One part of the Thermodesulfobacterium commune DSM 2178 genome encodes these proteins:
- a CDS encoding diguanylate cyclase, whose protein sequence is MRLKKKILFWLFVQLFLFLVLSWGIYSGFFKKVLLEIEKNWIASTSVEIVKYLEAEKKRVELLTRDWAVWDEVYEFLQDKNPKFPKSNLNIESYENNKLSVIIYLYPDGRVKAGGFFDKKTREILPLDHLWLEEHYHYYRSLYKEITLTSVYTALSFYKNVPSIVSFYPVSDSEGIKPPVGILVMVSPLDEEKLDLIKNIFGLSEVSFVYYKGRKVENSIKFDERGFYEVVTTIKDFFGNPLAMSFTAPRKLMFEKYLWEFILIQALFLALIFGIYYFHMMKVLKRIHSVKDEIEQIPQGKKETITLKGEDELVELVAHFNEVYSLLKLQIEEINQAKKIYQMIAERSNLVVAVFDEEKNLIYANSLWKNLMDDKSLSSFLSLMDSKDLEKDESFEFCLKVKNGKEVCFSFEIIPIKEYSLYYLVIGYDVSYFKERVEQLFDIATKDQLTGLYNRVYLKDVIKRIFELVKRGQNYCLLFMDVDYLKEINDQFGHLVGDEYLKAIAEVIKKNTRAEDIAVRWGGDEFLLILRADLEGVKKLAERVLQEVKKIRIKANGKEVVGSVSIGIIKIEPDRELEELLLKVDQALYKAKFEGRGVIKVLS, encoded by the coding sequence ATGAGGCTTAAAAAGAAGATTTTGTTCTGGCTTTTTGTTCAACTTTTTCTGTTCTTAGTTTTAAGTTGGGGGATTTATTCTGGTTTTTTTAAAAAAGTTTTACTTGAAATAGAAAAAAACTGGATTGCTTCAACAAGTGTAGAAATAGTAAAATACCTTGAAGCAGAGAAAAAGAGAGTTGAACTTTTAACCAGAGATTGGGCGGTTTGGGATGAGGTATATGAATTTTTACAGGATAAAAATCCTAAATTTCCTAAGTCAAACTTAAACATAGAATCCTACGAAAACAACAAACTTTCTGTGATTATCTATCTTTATCCTGACGGAAGGGTAAAGGCAGGAGGTTTTTTTGATAAGAAAACTAGAGAGATCCTTCCTTTAGACCATTTATGGTTAGAGGAACACTATCACTATTATCGTTCTCTTTATAAAGAGATAACCTTAACTTCTGTTTATACCGCGCTTTCTTTTTATAAAAACGTTCCATCTATAGTCAGTTTTTATCCTGTAAGTGATTCAGAGGGCATAAAGCCACCTGTAGGGATTTTGGTTATGGTTTCTCCTTTAGACGAAGAGAAGTTAGATTTGATTAAAAACATTTTTGGGCTTAGCGAAGTAAGTTTTGTTTATTATAAAGGTAGAAAGGTCGAGAATAGCATTAAATTCGATGAAAGAGGGTTTTATGAGGTTGTCACCACAATTAAAGATTTCTTTGGGAATCCTTTGGCTATGAGTTTTACTGCTCCAAGAAAGTTGATGTTTGAAAAATATCTTTGGGAGTTTATCCTGATACAAGCCTTATTTTTAGCACTTATTTTTGGAATATATTATTTTCATATGATGAAAGTGTTAAAAAGGATACATTCTGTAAAAGATGAAATAGAACAGATTCCTCAGGGTAAAAAGGAAACGATCACCTTAAAAGGAGAAGATGAGCTTGTTGAACTGGTAGCACATTTTAACGAAGTTTATTCGCTCTTAAAACTCCAGATTGAAGAAATCAACCAAGCTAAGAAGATCTATCAGATGATAGCAGAACGGTCTAACTTGGTGGTTGCGGTATTTGATGAAGAAAAAAATTTGATATATGCAAACAGTTTATGGAAAAACTTGATGGACGATAAATCTTTATCTTCCTTTTTGTCTTTAATGGATTCAAAAGATTTAGAAAAAGATGAGAGTTTTGAGTTTTGTTTAAAAGTAAAAAATGGAAAAGAGGTGTGTTTCAGCTTTGAGATAATCCCTATAAAAGAATACAGTCTGTATTACTTAGTGATAGGATATGATGTTTCTTACTTTAAAGAAAGGGTGGAACAACTTTTTGATATAGCAACTAAAGATCAACTTACAGGACTTTATAACAGGGTATATTTAAAGGATGTTATCAAACGGATTTTCGAGTTGGTAAAGAGAGGGCAAAACTACTGTTTACTTTTTATGGATGTGGATTATCTAAAAGAAATAAACGATCAGTTTGGACACTTGGTAGGAGATGAATATTTAAAAGCTATAGCTGAGGTAATAAAGAAAAATACTCGGGCAGAGGACATTGCTGTTAGATGGGGAGGGGACGAATTTCTTTTAATTCTTAGAGCAGACCTTGAAGGGGTAAAAAAATTAGCTGAAAGAGTTTTACAGGAGGTTAAAAAAATCCGCATCAAAGCAAACGGAAAAGAAGTGGTAGGTTCTGTCAGTATAGGTATTATTAAG
- a CDS encoding tRNA nucleotidyltransferase/poly(A) polymerase family protein, translating into MTNITQGPKVYPVDFEDFLDFVAKEEETKEFLDRLRKLAKKRGEFLYFAGGVVRDYLLFKKGKLNPQSSKDFDIVLEGNLEKFLQELNEDLNKEILFKSQFLTYKVRFFLDGEPLEVDFITARREVYEEIAQLPKVFPSNFMDDLLRRDFTINALAIGLSAPYEGLLLDLLDGLKDLEASLVKPLHLNSFVEDPTRIFRGIRYKVRLGFDFSEEFYQALEVCYQKEALKKLSSARLANELKLYLFKEGEEILLKLLETTYQLEVFKEAGLEVARENFPLLCEVLKEVKEEFSPKEREKVYFLGMVESLSGLERLGFSEVEITRIESLLNNFRGFYHKINTLSLKEKLEWFDKVRREYLCAFAVIFPELKEEIFRYLKVYSKVRPELNGEDLKKLGFRSGKEIGEILKILRLKRLEGKVKTKEDEIEFLKKFLVKNE; encoded by the coding sequence ATGACAAACATCACCCAAGGGCCTAAGGTTTATCCTGTTGATTTCGAAGATTTTTTAGATTTTGTGGCTAAGGAAGAGGAAACCAAAGAATTTTTGGATAGACTTAGGAAGTTAGCCAAAAAGAGAGGAGAGTTTTTGTATTTTGCAGGAGGGGTGGTAAGGGATTACCTCCTTTTTAAAAAAGGCAAACTAAACCCACAAAGTTCTAAAGATTTTGATATCGTTTTAGAGGGAAACTTAGAGAAGTTTTTACAGGAACTAAACGAAGACCTAAACAAAGAAATCCTTTTTAAGTCTCAATTTCTTACCTACAAAGTAAGATTTTTTTTAGACGGAGAACCTCTGGAGGTGGACTTTATCACAGCAAGAAGAGAGGTTTATGAAGAAATTGCCCAGCTTCCTAAGGTTTTTCCTTCTAACTTCATGGACGACCTTTTAAGAAGGGATTTTACGATAAATGCTTTAGCCATAGGGCTTTCTGCTCCTTATGAAGGGCTTTTGCTTGACCTGTTAGACGGTTTAAAAGACCTTGAAGCTTCTCTTGTTAAACCCTTGCACCTTAACTCTTTTGTGGAAGATCCTACCCGTATTTTTAGGGGGATAAGGTACAAAGTAAGGCTTGGATTTGATTTTTCTGAGGAGTTTTATCAGGCTTTAGAGGTTTGTTATCAAAAGGAAGCTTTAAAAAAGCTTTCTTCTGCAAGGTTGGCCAATGAGCTGAAACTTTATTTGTTTAAAGAAGGGGAAGAGATTCTGTTAAAGCTCCTTGAAACTACTTATCAGCTTGAGGTTTTTAAAGAGGCAGGGCTTGAGGTAGCCAGGGAAAATTTTCCGTTACTTTGTGAGGTGTTAAAAGAGGTAAAAGAAGAGTTTAGTCCCAAAGAAAGGGAAAAGGTTTATTTTTTAGGGATGGTTGAAAGCTTAAGTGGTTTAGAGAGATTAGGTTTTAGTGAGGTAGAGATTACAAGGATTGAAAGTCTTCTCAATAACTTTAGAGGATTTTATCATAAAATAAACACGTTAAGCTTGAAAGAAAAGTTAGAGTGGTTTGATAAAGTTCGGAGGGAGTATCTTTGTGCTTTTGCAGTTATTTTCCCTGAACTTAAAGAAGAAATTTTTCGGTATTTAAAGGTTTATTCTAAGGTTAGACCTGAGTTAAACGGTGAAGATTTAAAAAAATTGGGTTTTAGATCAGGGAAAGAAATAGGAGAGATTTTAAAGATCCTTCGTTTAAAAAGGTTAGAAGGAAAGGTTAAAACTAAAGAAGATGAAATAGAGTTTTTAAAAAAGTTTTTGGTTAAAAATGAGTAG
- the xerD gene encoding site-specific tyrosine recombinase XerD has translation MIKEYIEEFLSYLLAVKNASFNTIVSYGYDLRDLEEFLQKKGVLNVETIGNLNEYLEYLKTKGYNPFTVARKLSSLRSFLKFLQVEKGLTIGSDWFENPKLPMRLPKVLSIDETERLLSQPDLTHPLGYRDRTMLEVMYATGLRVSELVELKIKDFNLELGFLRVMGKGGKERLVPMGDYALEFLKGYLYNIRPLFANPKSKDYVFLNRRGGPLTRQRFWQLIKQYALKAGIDPEKVSPHVLRHSFASHLLQGGADLRALQLMLGHSSLATTQIYTHLDYKRLREVYDKHHPRA, from the coding sequence TTGATTAAGGAATATATCGAAGAATTTTTGTCTTATCTTTTGGCAGTAAAAAATGCTTCTTTCAACACGATTGTTTCCTATGGGTATGACCTGAGAGATTTAGAAGAGTTTTTACAAAAAAAAGGCGTGTTAAATGTAGAAACCATAGGCAATCTCAACGAATACTTAGAGTATTTGAAGACCAAAGGTTATAATCCTTTTACCGTGGCAAGAAAGCTTTCAAGTCTTAGGAGTTTTTTAAAATTTCTACAGGTAGAAAAGGGACTTACCATCGGTTCGGATTGGTTTGAAAACCCTAAACTTCCGATGAGACTCCCTAAGGTATTAAGTATTGATGAGACAGAAAGGTTGTTGTCTCAACCAGACCTGACCCATCCGTTGGGATATAGAGATAGGACGATGCTTGAGGTGATGTATGCCACAGGCCTCAGAGTTTCTGAATTGGTAGAACTAAAGATCAAGGATTTCAACCTTGAGTTAGGTTTTTTAAGGGTTATGGGTAAGGGTGGAAAAGAGAGGCTTGTTCCGATGGGAGATTATGCCCTTGAGTTTTTAAAGGGCTATCTTTATAACATAAGGCCTTTGTTTGCCAACCCTAAAAGTAAAGACTATGTGTTCTTAAACCGAAGGGGAGGTCCTCTTACCAGACAAAGATTTTGGCAGTTAATTAAACAGTATGCCTTAAAAGCCGGGATAGACCCTGAAAAGGTTTCTCCTCATGTGTTAAGACATTCCTTTGCTTCTCATCTCCTGCAAGGAGGGGCAGACTTAAGAGCCCTTCAACTTATGCTTGGACATAGTAGCTTAGCTACCACCCAGATTTATACCCACTTAGACTACAAGAGGCTTAGAGAAGTTTATGACAAACATCACCCAAGGGCCTAA